Within Sphingobium sp. KCTC 72723, the genomic segment TCATTCCTGCTGGAGCGGATTGCCGCCGCCATCAAGATTGGTTCGGTCCGTGAAGCCGACTTTGGACGGATGGTGAACCGCGATCCCAATCTTGTCGGTGATCTCTATGCAGGGCGAAAGGTGCGGTCGGGCACGTTGTCCCGCATCATCGAGACGCTTGATCGGATCGAAGGAGGGCAGGGCAATGGCTAGTCGCGCTGCCGCCGCCGATGGATACAAGCCCCGGCACTATCGCGGCTGGCGTCGGAACCGCGACCGGCGACGCTCGATCGCGGGCGGATCGTTGGAAGGGATGCGGTGATCCCGTCCATGCCGCGCCCGGCGCTTGCCCGTCTTGTTCAGCAGGCCATCGATCGGATGGACGACATCGACGCTGATGCCGACCTTGAGATGAGTGGCGACGAATTCGACGGCTCTCTGGGCGAAGATGATTTCTGCTGCCACGATGCCGGGTCGGCTCCTGGGCCAGGATGCTCGCTTAGCGATGCCGCTGAGGATGAGGATGAGGAAATTGGTTCGGCAGAGCAGGGTCAAGCCGCCATCGTTTCGATCACCCGTGGCAGGTCCACCAAACGTCGTGCTCTTTGACGACGGCTGCTCATCGGGGAAGGAGGACTGAAATGAACGTGCAAATCAAGGCAAGCCGCCCAAAGAACTACGTCCACAATCCGGCGTTCACCCACGTCGAACAGATACCTGACGTTTACGCCCTGGAGGGCACCGGCCCGTGCATGGAGCCGCTGGTAAGAGACGGTGATCTGCTCGTGTTCGATAAGAGGGAGGCGGTCGCTTCAGGGGATACGGTCAATATCTGGTTTCTTCCCGAACATACCAAGGAAGGCGAATCGCAAGGAATGCTTATGCGTCTTGTATGTGGCTTACCTCCTGAAGATGTCAGAGCAGCGCTAATCGGCATGGCCGTCGTGATTGTGGACCAACTCAATCCGGTTCGTCAGTTCCATATTCCAGCCGCACACATCCTCGCGATCCATAAATGCGTAGGTTTCGCTGACATTGATGTTCATGGAAAAGCCCAGGTGCGGCCGCAGCCGTCCCCTCCGCGACAGCCTTTCGATTACGAGTTGACGGACAGGACGGAGGGAGGCTTGGCCACCTGAGCAGGCTAGACGCCCAAAAACACCAAACAGTCTCGCCTCGGCCCCAAGCGGGTCGGGGCGTTTCGGCGTCCCGCCCACGCCGCCATCGCTTCCACGACAGCCTAGCCCTATCCAACAGTTTCACCGACGCACCATGGTGGATCGACATGTACCGCCGGGCATTTCCAAAGCTCGCCTCTGCTGTCGCCGTGCGAAACGACGGATGGGCGCAGCGCGGCGGCATCGATCGTGTCCTCACCCTGGACTGCGGCCGGACCTATACCGTGGACGAGAAAGTCCGCATGGAGGACTGGCCCGACATCCTGTTGGAGCGATGGAGCGACGAGGTCCGACGCATCCCCGGCTGGGTGCAGAAGCCTTTGGCATGCGACTTCATTGCTTATGCCTTCGCGCCATCAGGCGTCTGCTACCTGCTGCCGGTTGTCCCGCTGCAGCGCGCCTGGCGTCAGCATGGTAAGGAATGGATCAGGCGGTACGGAACGCGGCGGGCGCAGAATGTGGGCTATGTCAGCGTGAGTGTGCCGGTGCCGAAGGATGTGCTGCTAATGGCGCTGGCCCAAGCAATGATTGTAACGGCAAACTGAACGCCCCTAGTTCAGTCGCATTGTTGACATGTAAGAGGCCGACCTCTACGGTGATTCAGCATGAGGATCGAATTCGCCGATGCCGACTTGCAGCGCATATGCACCGATGAAGCTCACAAGCTTGGGCTTCCATTTGCGGTGATTCACGCGGCCCGTCGCCGCCTGGTGCAGCTGGAAGCGGCCTTGGATGAGAGGGATCTAAGGAATTTGAAAAGTGTGCACTACAAGAAACTGCAGGGTTGCCAGGATGGAAGGCGAAGCGTCCGTATCAACGATCAGTACCGAATTGTCTTTCGTTTGCTCGAAAATGAGCGGCCGCCGACCATTCAAATTGTCGCTATCGGCGACACGCATTGAGGGAGATCGGAAATGACGATTGCGTCTTGTCTGATTGATGTTCCTCATCCCGGCGAGTTCATCCGGGAGGAACTGGACGCGCGCGGCTGGTCCCAGCGCGATCTCGCATATATTCTTGGCGTGCCCGAGCAGGCCGTGAACCTCATCACTTCTGGCAAGAGAGGCATCAGCCCAGAAATGGCGAAGGCGCTTGGTAAGGCGTTCGATGTCTCTGCCGACTATTTTGCCAATCTCCAGCAAGCTTATGAGATGGCCAATGCTCGTGCGCCTGACCCGGCTGTAGAGCGTCGGGCTAAGCTGCAAAATGCTTTTCCGATCCGGGAGATGATCAAACGCGGGTGGTTGGCGGACACCGACATCGGGCTACTTGAAGCCCAGGTCATGCGGTTTTTCTGCAAGAACGATCTGGCTGATGTCCCTCA encodes:
- a CDS encoding type II toxin-antitoxin system RelE/ParE family toxin, which produces MRIEFADADLQRICTDEAHKLGLPFAVIHAARRRLVQLEAALDERDLRNLKSVHYKKLQGCQDGRRSVRINDQYRIVFRLLENERPPTIQIVAIGDTH